GTTCCTTCGGAGACCTGGGCCTCGTTGGCATACTCCGCGATGCTTCGGCCCGAGGCGAGCGCGGCGGTCAGGCGCGCGAGTGCGGGCGTCAGGTCGAAAAGTGATTCGAGCGCCGTCGCCCGCGCAGTCAGTGGCGCTTCCGGATCGCAGATTACCGCCAGCGCAACGATCTGCGGACCGAAGAGCGAGCGCGGCTGGGCGCCGGCGATCGGCGCGATGAGGACCTGATACGGCCGACGGCCAGAGAGTCGGGGCAGAGCGAGCACGGTGGCCGAAGGAACCGGCGAGGTCGCGGAGGCGCGCAGGATCGCGTGGTGAAGTCGACGGGTCGCGTCGTGCATGGCGGCCTCGAGCCTTCCGCGGCGCACGGTGAAGCCATCGGCGGCGGACAGGATCGCCTTCGCGGCGGCGTTGCAGGCGTGCACTCCGCCCTCGGAGTCGACCAGGGCGATCCCGTAGGGCAGCTGATCCACCAACACCGGCCATGCGTTTCCCCGGGTGATCAGCGGGCTCAAGCGCTCGTGCATTTCCCGCGCGCGCACCATGTGCGGTACGAGCCGGCGCATGAGTCTCTCCTCCGCCGGTTGGAAGGGTCCACGCTGATGACTGCGCGCGACCGTCAGATAGTCACACTTCGTGCCGTCACTCTTCACGACGCCGCAAAGAATGCTGTCCCAGTGCACGCGCGCGAAGGCCCCGCGGTGGACCTCGAGCCGGCGAAGCTCGTCCCAGGGCACGATCTCGTCACCGCAGAATGTGGTGCCGAGCGCGGGAGTCCCGGAAACTCGGCTCCAAGGATCCTCGCCCTGGAACTCGTCGAGCCAGAGCTGGTTGTACTCCGGGTCGAGATTGTGGATCACGGAGACACCGCTCTGGCCGCGCGAGTTGCTGAAGCCGAGCACCGCAGCCTCGGCACCGAGACTCGAGCACAGCGACGAGAGAGTCGCGCCCCAGCACCCTGGATCGAGCGCTGACTCGTAGATCGACGCAACGAGAGCCGCGAACTCCGTCTCGGTCATGGAGCCATTGTGCCCGAATCGGAGTCGCCCCAGCGGATACCCCATATGGGAGATGTGCGCGCCCCCCGGCTCGAACAGACTCGAATCCCTCTAGGAGGGAGCTCGATATGTGGTCCGCTCGAGTCACGGCGCACCCTCATCAACACCTCCCCGAGGCAACTCCTGCCGCCTTGGAGCTTCGATTCCGGTGAGGCTTCGCGACCCGGTCTCCGGGCAGATGTGACGGCAAGTCGCTCGCACGGGTTGGTCGCGCACGCGCCCTCTTCCACTTGGTCGCGACCCTTTGGGAGCCACGGCGACTTCTCCAAGAGCTCGGCGCTCGGCGAGGACTGAGGATAGAACACGGCGAGACGCGCGTTGGAACACTTGACCATGAACGGGTTCGGCTAGCGACCGGCGTCCCCCGTCCCCTAAGGTTTGCTGGTGGTACGCAGATCCAGCGCGACTCCCGACGTGGCGTCCTTCTACCATCTCCGCGGTGCGTCACTCGCGGGGAGGGCCTGCGCCGGAACGGCCTGCTTCGTCGCGCGGCACCGCAACGCGGAGCGCTGGTCGACGACATCGGCTGCTGAGCCCCGCGTCTACTGCATCGGCAAGTGCTACGCGTCCCCCTCGGCGTTCGAGACGACCGAGCGACCCATCATCGGAGTCCGCACCGCACGGCCGGTCGTTCTCGAGCGCATCGCGGCGGGCGGCGCTCCTACGCTGGCTCGCTACACGGCGGCGGGCGGCTACCGCTCGCTCGCGCGCGCACTGGACATGCCGCCGGACCGAGTCATTGCAGAGATCGAGGCATCGGGCTTGCGCGGTCGCGGCGGCGCGGGCTTCCCCACCGGGCGGAAGCTTCGATCGCTTGCGGCACAGTGCGCGGTCGCGAAGTACGTCGTGATGAACGCCGATGAGGGGGATCCCGGCGCGTACATCGACCGCATCCTGCTCGAGGACGATCCGCACGCGGCGCTGGAAGGCTTGTCGATCGCCGCCTACGCAACGCAGGCGACGCGGGGCTTCATCTACCTCCGCCGCGAATACCCCGACGCGCTGACCCGCCTCGGGACCGCGCTCGAGGATGCCCGCGCAGCTGGCTTCCTCGGAGAGGACGTACTGCACCGAGGGTTCCGCTTCGACGTCGATCTCGTGGTCGGCGAGGGAAGCTACGTCTGCGGCGAGGAGACCGCGCTCCTCCATTCCATCGAGGGCGTTCGCCCGTTCGTCCGCAGTCGCCCACCGCACCCGAGCGAGCGAGGCCTCTTCGGGGCACCGACCGTGGTGAACAATGTCGAGACACTCGCCAACCTCCCATGGATCCTCGGCCACGGGGCGCACGCGTACGCCTCCATGGGCTTCTCCGAGAGCCGCGGGACGAAGGTCCTCTCGCTCAATTCGCTCTTCGCCAGGCCCGGGCTCTACGAGGTGGAGCTCGGCATCCCCGTGCGCCACGTCGTCGAAGAGGTGGGTGGGGGCCTGGCCCGGGGAACCCTGCGAGGCGTGCTGATCGGCGGCCCGCTCGCCGGCGTGCTTCCACCCGGCCAGCTCGACGTCCCCCTGGCGTTCGAGGAGATGCGTGCGGCCGGCGCATCGGTGGGCCACGGGGGAGTCATCGCCTTCGACGAAGACACCTCCATCGCGGACCTGATGCACCACGTGTTCTCGTTCGGGGCGTACGAGTCTTGCGGCCGCTGCACTCCGTGCCGGCTGGGAGCGCGGCACATCGAGCGAATGACGCGGGCCTCGGACACCGACGTACCTTGGGACCTTGCGACGTTCGAGGACCTCGTGTCGGCGCTCGGCCGCACCAGCTTGTGCGGGCATGGAAGCGGCCTCGCCGAATTCGCTGACAGCATTCTCCGCTACTACCGAGAGGAGCTCCTCGCATGCTTCGCCTCGTCGTGAATGGGGAGCCCCGGCAAGTCGAGCCAGGCGTCACGCTCCTGACCGCACTCGAGCGTGCGGGAGTTCATGTGCCCCACCTCTGCCACGACCCGCGGTTGGCTCCAGTCGGCGCCTGTCGTCTGTGTGTCGTGGAGTTGCGAGGAGCGTCTCGACCTGTCGCCGCCTGCACGACGCCCGTCGTCGACGGAATGGAGATCGAGACCCACACGCCCGCGCTGGAGCACGAGCGATCGACGCTGCTGCGCCTGCTCGCATGGAGCTACCCGTCGGACGCCCCGGTAGGCGACAACGCGTTCCTGGCCGAGGTTCGCGCCCATGGCCTCGAGGGCGAGCTCAAAGGCCGAACGGACCCGGATCGTTCGGACGAGGCACACCCCTACATCCGGGTGGACATGTCGCGGTGCATCTATTGCTACCGCTGCGAACGGATTTGCAACGACCTGCAGGGCCAGTTCACCTGGCGCGTGTGGAACCGCGGCGCCGACACCCGGATTCGTCCTGACTCGGGCACCACACTCCTCGAGAGCTCGTGCGTGAGCTGCGGAGCATGCGCCGACAGCTGTCCCTCGGGGGCGCTCGTCGACCACACGCTGCTCGAGCTCGGCGCCGCTTCGACGTGGACCCGGACGACCTGCCCCTACTGCGGCGTCGGGTGCGAGATGAACGTCGGAACGCGGAACGGCCGGTTGGTCCAGGTGCGTCCCGTTCTCGACGCGCCGGTGAACAAGGGCCACCTGTGCGTGAAGGGACGATACGCGTTCCGGTTCGGTGAAGCGGCGGATCGCATCACCACGCCGATGATTCGCGAGGGTGACTCGTGGCGCCCGGTGACGTGGGACGAGGCCGTTCAGCACGTCGCCGACCGGTTGAAGCAGCTCCGCGCGACGTATGGCCCCGATTCCATCGGCGTGCTCGGATCCGCACGGGCCACGAACGAGGAGAACTACCTCGCGCAGAAGTTCGCGCGGGCGGTCGTCGGAACCAACAACGTGGACTCCTGTGCTCGCGTCTGTCACGCGCCGAGCGCGGCGGCGCTCCGCTCCATGCTGGGTACCGGCGCCTCCACCAATTCCTTCGACGACATCGAGCTCGCCCGAACACTCGTGGTGTTCGGGTCGAATGCCACCGAGAACCACCCCGTCGTGGGCGCCCGAATCCGACAAGCGGCGCGGCGCGGCGCCCGTCTGATCGTCGTCGACCCTCGCCGCACCGAGCTGGCGGAGATCGCGGACATTCACCTTCGACTCAGGGCCGGAACCGACATTCCGTTGCTCCACGCCCTGGCCTGGACCCTGCTCCACGAGCATCTCGTCGATGCGGACTTCCTCGCCGCCCGAGTCGACGGACTCGAGGAATTCGAGAGCTTCGTTGCTCCCTGGACTCCGGAGCGCACGGCCGAGGAGTGCGGGGCCGATGCGGATCTCATCCGCCGCGCTGCCCGGATGTACGCCACCGAAAAGCCGTCGATGTGCTTTCACGGGCTTGGTCTGACGGAGCACGTCCAGGGAACCGACACGGTGATGGCTCTCGTCAATCTGGCACTCCTCACGGGAAACGTCGGGCGGCCCGGAACTGGCTTGAACCCCTTGCGAGGGCAGAACAACGTTCAAGGAGCGGCTCACATGGGCTGCGACCCCCGCCACCTTGCGGGCTACGCCCCCATCGAGTCCGGTCGGGCGCAGGTCGAGGCAGTCTGGGGCGCGCCGATCCCCAGCAGCCAGGGGCTCGATCTGATGGAAATGATGGACGCGGCGCGCGCGGGCCGGCTGAAGGCGCTCTACGCCATCGGGTACGACGTTCTGCTCACCAATCCAAACGCCAACGAGACACTGGAGGCGCTGTCGCAGCTCGATCTGCTCGTCGTTCAGGACATGTTCCTGAGCGAGACCGCGCGCCAGGTAGGGACGGTCTTTCTTCCCGCGGCGTCGTCCTTCGAGAAGGACGGCACGTTCATGAACTCGGAGCGCCGCATCCAGCGCGTACGGCGCGCGCTTCCGCCTCCCGAAGGAGCACGCGCGGACTGGCAGATTCTCTGCGCGCTGGCGGCAGCGATCGGTCGTCCGCACGGATTCACGTTCGCGTCCGCGGAAGAGATCTGGGAAGAGGTGCGTCGCGTCTGGAAGGCCGGAGCAGGCATCAGCTATCAGCGCATCGAGCGAGGCGGTTTGCAGTGGCCCTGCCCGTCCGAGGATCACCCCGGGACGCAGATCCTTCACCAGGGGACGTTTGCGAGCGGAGCACGCGCCGCCCTGCGCCGAGTCGAGTATCGAGGCGCAGCCGAACGGCCGACGGCCCAGTACCCGTTCGTCCTGGTCACCGGGCGAAGGCTGTACCAGTTCAACGCCGGGACGATGACCGGGCGGACCCTGAACATCGTGCTTCAGCCCCGCGACGAGCTCGCCATCGCGCCCGAGGATGCGGATCGGCTCGGGCTGCAATCCGGCGATCGCGTCGTCGTCCGCAGCCAGGACGGTGAGGCGACGATCTCGATCCGCGTGACCGACGAGGTGAGCCCTGGCGAAGTGTTCGCCACGTTCCAAAGCGGGGAGGTCTTCTTGAATCGAGTGACCAGCTCCCAGCGGGACTCGGTCACGCACACGCCGGAGTACAAGAGGACCGCCGTCGATCTCCGGCGTGCCAGCGGATGAGCGGCCGGCCTGCGTTGGCTCGGCCTTCGGCCAGCCTTCCATCACCTCGCGCACCAGGTCGTAGCGCTCGTCGCCGTCGCGCCGCAGCAGCGGCACGCACTCGAAGTCACACGGGCGTTCATGGTGTTCGAGGGGCGGAAGTCACTCTACCGGGTGTCGCCGATCGCGGGCCCGCGGCCGCGGTATGTGGCGTTGCTTGCGTACGACACGAAGCCGGGGACGGACAGCTCGGAGCTCCTGAAGCGCGTGAGATACGGCCGGCTTCCGGCGGGCGCCTGAGCGCGCGCCAGCCGAGGCTCAGTCGACCTCGACCAGCCCTTTGTTGGGATTGATCAGATACTTCTTTCCCGTGGCTTGCTTGCCGTACACGGCGATCTCCTCCAGGCGCAGCGCGTCCACGAGCGAGACCTCCTTGTCGTAGTGACTGGCGAAGGTGGTCTTGATCTCCGCTGCGACACGCTCGCGGAGCTTCTGCGCCGGTGCCGGACCGATCTTCTGCATGAACGCCGTGAGCAGCCAGCCGCCGATTCCCCAGGCCATGCCGAAGTCGCGGGTCAGTTCGGTCGGGCCGCGGTCCAATCGGCCGTACACGTAGAGCTGCTTGTGCCTGGTGGAGCCGTAGCGGCTGTATTCCTTTGCCGCGCGCGTGGCCGCGGCTTCCATGCATGAGAGGATCTGGCTTGCGAGGGCGCCGCCGCCGATCGCATCGAACGCGAGCGTGGCGCCAGTGGAGACGAGAGCTTCCGTGAGCTCGTCCATGAAGGTCGGCGTTCCGGACGTCAGCACGTGCTTGGCGCCGAGCTTTCTCAGGATCTCGACGTGCTCCGCACGACGCACGATGTTGACGAGTGGGATCCCATCTTTGGTGCAGAGCTTGACCAGCATCTGGCCGAGGTTCGAAGCCGCGGCCGTGTGGACGAGCGCGGAGTGACCTTCCGCGCGCATGGTCTCCACCATGCCGAGGGCAGTCAGCGGATTCACGAAGCACGAGGCGCCCTCCGCAGGCCTGGTCCCGGGAGGCAACAGCAGACACTGACTCGCGTTGAGGGTGCGATACTGCGAGTACATGGCCCCGCCGAGCACCGCCACGGTCTTTCCCATGAGCGCCCGGGCTTCGTCGGAGGCTCCCGCACGCACCACGACGCCGGCGCCCTCGTTTCCGACCGGCATCGACTGATCGATACGTCCCGCGACGCTGCTCAGCACCGCGGGAGGGATGCTCGCAGTGACCACCAGGTGCGGCGCCGCGCCCGACAGCTTCGCCGTCGTCATGTCGGCGCCTCCAAACAGCAAGCCCAGATCCGACGGGTTGATGGGGCTGGCGTCGATCCGGACCACGACTTCGTCGGGCTTGGGCTCCGGCGTCGCCACACGCGCCAGCGACAGCTCGAGGATTCCGCCCGTCTTCACCGTCGACCGGAGCTGGAGCCCCGTTGTGTCACTCGACATGGCCGACCCTCAAGACCACTTGTGAAGACGTACGGGCAAGTGGCTGTAGCCCTTCACGAAGCTGTTGCGCACGCGCACCGGCTTGCCGACCAGCTCCACGGTACGGAATCGCTTCAGCACCTCCTCCCACAGCACGCGCAGCTGCATCTCGGCCAGGCGGCTGCCCATGCAGAAGTGGACGCCGAGCCCGAACGACAGGTGTTGCCGCGCGTTCTTGCGATCGATGCGGAGCTCGTTCGGCGCCTCGAACACAGACTCGTCGCGGTTCGCGGACACGTACCACATGGCAACCTTGTCGCCCTTGCGGATCCTCTTCCCGCCGAGCTCCACGTCGCGCGTCGCAGTGCGCCGCATGTATGCAAGCGGTGTCTGCCAGCGGATGATCTCGCTCACCATGTTGGTGATCAGGCTCGGGTCGTCTCGCAGCTTCTGATACTGGTCCGGGAACTGGTTCAGCGCGACGACGCCACCCGAAATCGAGTTCCGCGTGGTGTCGTTCCCGCCGACGATCAAGAGAATCAGCGTCCCGAGATACTCGAGCGGCGTGAGCCCGCGCGTCTCCTCCGAGTTCGCGAGCGCAGTCACGAAGTCCAGGCGCTCCCCGACCTTTCCCTCGCGCTGCTTCCACAGCTTGGTGAATGTCTCCAAGCACTCCATCAGCTCGGCGCGGCGCTGCTCCTCGGTGCCGACGATCGAGACGTCGATCTCCGGGTCGGCAGTCGTGATGTCAGACCAGCGTGTCAGCCTGCGGCGCTCCTCCCAGGGAAAGTCGAACAAGGTCGCTAGCATGCCGGTGGTGAGCTCGATCGAGACGCGGTCGACCCAGTCGAAGGTCTCGCCGACGGGAAGCCCAGCCAGGATCTCGATCGCGCGCTCGCGAATCAGTGGCTCGAGCCGGGCGAGGTTGCGGGGCGCAGCGACGGGCTGAACGACTTTGCGATGCGCGTCGTGCCTCGCCCCGTCCATCGTGATGAAGCCCGCTTCGAGCGGGAAGTCGGGCTCGGGATCCTGGAGCACGATGCTGCGCGCGGAGGAGAACACCTCGGGGTCCTTCTCGACCGTGACGACGTCGGCGTGTCTCGTGATCGACCAAAACGGCCCCCACTCGCCCTGTGCGTAGTAGTGGACGGGATCTTCCGCGCGCAGGCGCTCGAAGTACCCCCACAGCGTGTCTGTTTCGAAGAGCTCCGCGTCCGAGACGTCGATCTTGTCGAGGGGGACGGAGTAGGGATCCACGTTGGCCTGATTCATCACAGCTCCTCATTCGATGCGGGCTTTCCGGCGTCGCCAACCTGCGCCCTGGCCGAACCCGCTGGAAGACCCGCTGGCCCGAGCGCAGACGCAATTATCCGCCAAGACCGATGTGGAGGCGAAGCACAGGCGATCAGGACTGAAGCGGATCTGGGATCTTGCGGATGCCGTCAATGTTCATCGCCCATGGCATTGCAGAGCGACAGAATCCTTGTGCTCTCGGTATCAGCTCACGACGTTGCTTGATGGCGCCGATGCGTAGATTGAACGTCTCCGGTGTCTCCGCCCGCGTCGAATAGAGCGACGTACCACAATCTCCACAGAACGCGAGCAGGATCTTCCGACCGCTTCCTCCTGTCTTGATGTAGGTCTTCGGACTACCCCGCAGCCGCAGGTCCTGCGGTCGCACTCGAATGACGCTCACTCGATACGGTGCGCTCGAGAAGGTCTGGCAATCGGTGCAATGGCAAATGACGACGCGATCAGGATCG
This genomic window from Myxococcota bacterium contains:
- a CDS encoding NADH-ubiquinone oxidoreductase-F iron-sulfur binding region domain-containing protein, with amino-acid sequence MASFYHLRGASLAGRACAGTACFVARHRNAERWSTTSAAEPRVYCIGKCYASPSAFETTERPIIGVRTARPVVLERIAAGGAPTLARYTAAGGYRSLARALDMPPDRVIAEIEASGLRGRGGAGFPTGRKLRSLAAQCAVAKYVVMNADEGDPGAYIDRILLEDDPHAALEGLSIAAYATQATRGFIYLRREYPDALTRLGTALEDARAAGFLGEDVLHRGFRFDVDLVVGEGSYVCGEETALLHSIEGVRPFVRSRPPHPSERGLFGAPTVVNNVETLANLPWILGHGAHAYASMGFSESRGTKVLSLNSLFARPGLYEVELGIPVRHVVEEVGGGLARGTLRGVLIGGPLAGVLPPGQLDVPLAFEEMRAAGASVGHGGVIAFDEDTSIADLMHHVFSFGAYESCGRCTPCRLGARHIERMTRASDTDVPWDLATFEDLVSALGRTSLCGHGSGLAEFADSILRYYREELLACFASS
- the fdhF gene encoding formate dehydrogenase subunit alpha, with product MLRLVVNGEPRQVEPGVTLLTALERAGVHVPHLCHDPRLAPVGACRLCVVELRGASRPVAACTTPVVDGMEIETHTPALEHERSTLLRLLAWSYPSDAPVGDNAFLAEVRAHGLEGELKGRTDPDRSDEAHPYIRVDMSRCIYCYRCERICNDLQGQFTWRVWNRGADTRIRPDSGTTLLESSCVSCGACADSCPSGALVDHTLLELGAASTWTRTTCPYCGVGCEMNVGTRNGRLVQVRPVLDAPVNKGHLCVKGRYAFRFGEAADRITTPMIREGDSWRPVTWDEAVQHVADRLKQLRATYGPDSIGVLGSARATNEENYLAQKFARAVVGTNNVDSCARVCHAPSAAALRSMLGTGASTNSFDDIELARTLVVFGSNATENHPVVGARIRQAARRGARLIVVDPRRTELAEIADIHLRLRAGTDIPLLHALAWTLLHEHLVDADFLAARVDGLEEFESFVAPWTPERTAEECGADADLIRRAARMYATEKPSMCFHGLGLTEHVQGTDTVMALVNLALLTGNVGRPGTGLNPLRGQNNVQGAAHMGCDPRHLAGYAPIESGRAQVEAVWGAPIPSSQGLDLMEMMDAARAGRLKALYAIGYDVLLTNPNANETLEALSQLDLLVVQDMFLSETARQVGTVFLPAASSFEKDGTFMNSERRIQRVRRALPPPEGARADWQILCALAAAIGRPHGFTFASAEEIWEEVRRVWKAGAGISYQRIERGGLQWPCPSEDHPGTQILHQGTFASGARAALRRVEYRGAAERPTAQYPFVLVTGRRLYQFNAGTMTGRTLNIVLQPRDELAIAPEDADRLGLQSGDRVVVRSQDGEATISIRVTDEVSPGEVFATFQSGEVFLNRVTSSQRDSVTHTPEYKRTAVDLRRASG
- a CDS encoding zinc-binding dehydrogenase — protein: MSSDTTGLQLRSTVKTGGILELSLARVATPEPKPDEVVVRIDASPINPSDLGLLFGGADMTTAKLSGAAPHLVVTASIPPAVLSSVAGRIDQSMPVGNEGAGVVVRAGASDEARALMGKTVAVLGGAMYSQYRTLNASQCLLLPPGTRPAEGASCFVNPLTALGMVETMRAEGHSALVHTAAASNLGQMLVKLCTKDGIPLVNIVRRAEHVEILRKLGAKHVLTSGTPTFMDELTEALVSTGATLAFDAIGGGALASQILSCMEAAATRAAKEYSRYGSTRHKQLYVYGRLDRGPTELTRDFGMAWGIGGWLLTAFMQKIGPAPAQKLRERVAAEIKTTFASHYDKEVSLVDALRLEEIAVYGKQATGKKYLINPNKGLVEVD
- a CDS encoding cytochrome P450, which translates into the protein MNQANVDPYSVPLDKIDVSDAELFETDTLWGYFERLRAEDPVHYYAQGEWGPFWSITRHADVVTVEKDPEVFSSARSIVLQDPEPDFPLEAGFITMDGARHDAHRKVVQPVAAPRNLARLEPLIRERAIEILAGLPVGETFDWVDRVSIELTTGMLATLFDFPWEERRRLTRWSDITTADPEIDVSIVGTEEQRRAELMECLETFTKLWKQREGKVGERLDFVTALANSEETRGLTPLEYLGTLILLIVGGNDTTRNSISGGVVALNQFPDQYQKLRDDPSLITNMVSEIIRWQTPLAYMRRTATRDVELGGKRIRKGDKVAMWYVSANRDESVFEAPNELRIDRKNARQHLSFGLGVHFCMGSRLAEMQLRVLWEEVLKRFRTVELVGKPVRVRNSFVKGYSHLPVRLHKWS
- a CDS encoding GFA family protein encodes the protein MKVDGSCHCGSVAYEAEIDPDRVVICHCTDCQTFSSAPYRVSVIRVRPQDLRLRGSPKTYIKTGGSGRKILLAFCGDCGTSLYSTRAETPETFNLRIGAIKQRRELIPRAQGFCRSAMPWAMNIDGIRKIPDPLQS